Below is a genomic region from Lemur catta isolate mLemCat1 chromosome 15, mLemCat1.pri, whole genome shotgun sequence.
CAATGCCCCTCTGACCCCCATATTCTTCGGGCCTAAAGTTGTAGGGAGGGGGCGGTTCTGTGGGCCTGAGGGCCAGGGTGGGCTTCATAACGACCTATAGGGAAAAGAAGGGACTCAGTCtcctcagggcctggcactggCCACCCCGCCACCCACGTGCCAGCTGAGGCATGCTTacggggggggaggggggagggaacgGACCCAATGCTGGGTGCAAAGCCCTCCCCAGGGTCCAGGGGCCTGGCATGAGTGAGGCCCTCCACTGTCCCTGCTGCTCTAACAATCTGGACACTAGGGAGGGACAGCCAGCTGAGAAGTAGGgtagggacagggacagagacacCCACCTCACTGTAGGGGGGTGGTGGCTCAGCAATGGATGCCATGACCCTCTCTGGGGGGGCTACGGAGGGCAGTTCCGGGGGCCCCTGGTGATCCACTGGGGGGCCCTGCTCCGGCTCTCTGCAGTTGCGACAGAAACGCTTAGCCAGGCCACAGATGCACAAGAGGGGCAGGATGACCAGGAAGATGACGACGAAGACCCTGGCAGGGGACCACCAACATCACCCTGAGCCTGCAGGAAGCCACACGTCCCTCCCTCAACCTACAGCCCCCCGTGGCCCCCGGTGGCATATCCAGCCCCATCCTGTGTGGTCCAGGCCCCTCAAGGACTGTGTCCAGAGGAGCTGGCCCTCGACTTACCTCAAGGGGCCGGAGAAGAACTCATTTTCCTGGCAGCAGCCCTCACCGCAGCATTTGAATCCTTTGGGGCAGGTTCTACTCAGGGGGCAGAAAAAGGCTGTTGGCATGGAGGGCAAGAGACAGAAGGATCCCAGCCCCCCTCCCAATATACCCATATTCTCAGGGCGCCGGGTACGGCCCCCTCTGAGCTCAGCGGGAGGAACCTGGGGCCAGGACTCAGGATCTGGGTTCCAGACTCATCTCACAACTGGCCTTGTGCACTTGTGCCCAGTTATTGCTCCGTATATAGCACAGGTGGAATGAACACCTTGTCAACCTCACACGGCAGGTATGGGGACTGAGTATTGCAGTGGCTATGATGTCACTCATTTTACTCTAAGGAGATGCAGAGCAAGAGGCAATGTGGGGTGTCCAGGAGCTAACTCACAGAGGACTGTGCCCTTCCCAGCACCCATGGGATGTGAGGCGGGCAGGGAAAGGGTGCTGCTCCCAGAATGCCCAGTGCTGACTTGATGGAAACACTTTTCTGCCCAgagaccccaccccagcccctgctcatTGCACTCAGGCTTCATGGGATTTATATATTAGGGTTTGTACAGACTGTTTGCCTGCCACCCCCCGGCCCCCCTCAGGGGACCGTCAAAGGGCAGATGACCTGACACTGCAGTAGGAAGGCTCAGGTTTGGGCTACAGACTGCCCCGCTGGCTGgttggcagagggagggagggggtggagtCTCCCCCTCTGGGTGGGAAAGTGGGGGGATGGTTTCTGGCTGGATTGGGAAAGGGTGAGGATGAGGGATGAGGTACCCCCTCCCCAGGAAGCCATGCAGGGCAGGATTTGAGTTGTTTCTTCTCCACTCCATCCCAGACGGGAAGTTACAGCCAAAGTCCCAGACTTACAAGAGGATACATTGGGCTGCAGCCTGTGGAAGAAAAGAGGCAGAGGTCAGGGGTCATAATCTGGAGGGTGGGGTCTCCACTCAGACGTTGCCCAGGTACCTCAAGCCAGCAGGTCCCCAGTGGACTCCACCTCCCCAAGCCTCTCCCCACCTGGCTCCTCCACAGTCCCCAGGGCAGTGGTTGCAGCCCAGCTGACTCCTGGCCAGCcccagctctccttcctcccacaccACACCCCCACACCACATTCCCTCATCCCCAAGTCTGCAAGCTCCTCCCTTCTGGCCACCCTTCCAGTCCAGCTTCTCCCACATCTATGGTCCAGGCACCAGCAACTTTCCTCATCCCCACCCGGAGTCACTCCAGACATGGCAGGTGGGACTCTTCCTAAATTGCAAATCTTAACCCCCAACAACCTTACTGGAAGCCCCCTTTGGTGGCTCCCTGGGGTACAGACCCCCAGCCAGCAGCCTTACCCCCTTCCCCTTCActtctccatcccctctcccctcttgCACACACCCTTCTCCTGCACACACCTGCTGGGAGTTCCCTGAACACACCTGTTCTACGCTGGAGAGGGGAGGCATTCATCCTTTAGCTAACTGCCTGGGGGATTCCTTGCTCTGCAAATTTGCTAGGATGCCCCTCCCAAACCAGCTCCTCCCTCTTAGGCATTAGTTCTGCAGGGCATCCAAGGCATCTCACAGAATTTCACCCATTACTAGCAATTATGTGTGGAAGACTTACTTGGAACACTCTTCTCCCAGGTATCTGCAAGGCTGGCTCCAGCACCTTCACCTTCCTCTCTGACCACCTTATTTAAAATCACAATCACTCTCCCCAAACAATTTCCTTCCCCTTAGCGTGCTTAACTTTTCTCCATAGCTCTTACCAACAactaatatactatatattttactttatctgTTGGCCCAGTAGAGTGCAAACTCCacaaaggcagggatttttgtctgtttaccACTGTTGAAAACCCAACAGtcaaaatatttgcagaatgaatgagcATTCACTGATCACCTGGTTTCCTTTCATCCTGGCTGCTCCCAGACTGTGGGAAAGGGACATAGGTGTGGAAACACAGTAAACTGGGGGCAGTTATCTGTCCCCCTATCCTCTCCTCCAGGGACAAACAACCAGGGCTCAAAAGTAAGAAGCCAGTTTTGGCAAGATcttacttaaaataattacaataacatTTCAATTGCTAATTACAACAGTAGAGATAAGAATACCAGTGAAAGACCCAGctccggtggctcatgcctataatcctagcactttgagaggctgaggcaggaggatcgctcgaggtcagttcgagaccagcctgagcaagagcaagaccctgtctctattaaaaatagaaattatctggacagctgaaaatatatatggaaaaaaaaattagctgggcatggtggcgcatgcctgtagtctcagctactcgggaggctgagataggaggatcgcttgagctcaggagtttgaggttgctgtgagctaggctgacgccatggcactttagcccaggcaacaaagtgagactctgtctcaaaaaaaaaaaaaaaaaaaaaaaagaatatcaataacaaaaagaaaagaaaaaagaatacaaataatagCAAGTAAGAGTTGGGGTAATTCCTCTTTTCTGTGCTCAGTCCCAGGCTGCTGCGCAACTTCTCACAGGCTTTGTCTCTTTGTGGGGACAGGAGAAGGGAAGGACCCCTGCAGGTTGTCCCAGAGTGGGCTGGGTGAGTCTGAGTCCAAATCACACAGCACAGAGAGGCGACTACAGACTTAGAGACAAACTGAGGGGGCCAGGCACTCAGCAGCTCCCCTCGCCCCTTCAGATCCCAGactctgtccctcctccctctcctggaCCCTAAGTGATGAGTAATTAACAGGGTTAATAAATTAGTCCCGAGTTCCTgtttgggagggggaggagctTTTCT
It encodes:
- the TMEM92 gene encoding transmembrane protein 92 isoform X3, with product MEWRRNNSNPALHGFLGRGTCPKGFKCCGEGCCQENEFFSGPLRVFVVIFLVILPLLCICGLAKRFCRNCREPEQGPPVDHQGPPELPSVAPPERVMASIAEPPPPYSEVVMKPTLALRPTEPPPPYNFRPEEYGGQRGIDNPAF
- the TMEM92 gene encoding transmembrane protein 92 isoform X1, whose product is MSHAWVPGLAPALLLSLLAGLQQVSAWEAAAQCILLTCPKGFKCCGEGCCQENEFFSGPLRVFVVIFLVILPLLCICGLAKRFCRNCREPEQGPPVDHQGPPELPSVAPPERVMASIAEPPPPYSEVVMKPTLALRPTEPPPPYNFRPEEYGGQRGIDNPAF
- the TMEM92 gene encoding transmembrane protein 92 isoform X4; its protein translation is MSHAWVPGLAPALLLSLLAGLQQVSAWEAAAQCILLTCPKGFKCCGEGCCQENEFFSGPLREPEQGPPVDHQGPPELPSVAPPERVMASIAEPPPPYSEVVMKPTLALRPTEPPPPYNFRPEEYGGQRGIDNPAF
- the TMEM92 gene encoding transmembrane protein 92 isoform X2; protein product: MSHAWVPGLAPALLLSLLAGLQQAAAQCILLTCPKGFKCCGEGCCQENEFFSGPLRVFVVIFLVILPLLCICGLAKRFCRNCREPEQGPPVDHQGPPELPSVAPPERVMASIAEPPPPYSEVVMKPTLALRPTEPPPPYNFRPEEYGGQRGIDNPAF